In the Muricauda sp. MAR_2010_75 genome, one interval contains:
- a CDS encoding ABC transporter ATP-binding protein, whose translation MLLQLNNLFKWVNSGGQRVFLLKDINLEVQEGEFISVMGPSGSGKSTLLNVIGMLDTFDEGEYQFLDEPVHSLKEKYRANLYKEYIGFVFQSYHLLDELTVKENLEMPLLYKKLKGTERKAMVADMLDRFNIVGKKDLFPAQLSGGQQQLVGVARALISNPKLILADEPTGNLNSKQGEEIMELFKELNDEGVTIIQVTHSEKNAEYGSRIINLLDGRMI comes from the coding sequence ATGCTACTACAACTCAACAACCTTTTTAAATGGGTCAACTCTGGGGGCCAACGTGTCTTTCTTTTGAAGGACATCAATCTTGAAGTACAGGAAGGTGAATTCATCTCCGTAATGGGACCTTCGGGTTCTGGAAAATCCACTTTGCTCAATGTCATTGGCATGTTGGATACGTTTGATGAGGGCGAATACCAATTTTTGGATGAACCTGTACATTCCCTCAAAGAGAAATACCGGGCAAACCTCTATAAGGAATATATTGGTTTTGTGTTCCAATCCTATCACTTGTTGGACGAACTCACGGTAAAGGAAAATCTGGAAATGCCCTTGCTCTACAAAAAACTCAAGGGCACTGAACGTAAAGCTATGGTTGCTGATATGCTTGACCGATTCAACATCGTGGGCAAAAAAGACCTTTTCCCAGCACAATTGAGTGGCGGACAACAACAATTGGTGGGAGTTGCGCGTGCCTTGATATCAAATCCCAAACTCATTTTGGCAGACGAGCCCACCGGAAATTTAAATTCCAAACAAGGTGAGGAAATTATGGAGTTGTTCAAAGAGTTAAATGACGAAGGGGTAACTATTATTCAAGTAACGCACTCCGAAAAGAATGCAGAATATGGTTCTCGAATCATTAACTTATTGGATGGACGAATGATTTAA
- a CDS encoding FAD-binding oxidoreductase: protein MELSYWEYKTWLSQVDFTVIGSGLVGLNCALRLKEKHPKSKILVLEKGSLPQGASTKNAGFACFGSISELVSDLNSHSEEEVVQLVQKRYEGIQLLRKLLGDTAIGFEQHGGHELFLKDGPKLFEACLSRMDELNKLLRPVFGDVPFVKTGNIFGFGKIQEQYITHQFEGQLDTGKMMKALLQKCFEAQIPILNGVEVKEIQEAGDKAHIIVDGFGFDSKQVFVATNGFASKLLKQETVKPARAQVLVTQPIKNLNIKGTFHFNEGFYYFRNIDDRILFGGGRNLDMKGEETMEFGETEIIQNSLEKLLNEVILPNQNIEIDRRWSGIMGVGTQKSPIVKQLSDSVYCGVRLGGMGVALGSLVGRELADLAK, encoded by the coding sequence ATGGAGCTAAGCTATTGGGAATATAAAACCTGGCTGTCCCAAGTGGACTTCACCGTAATCGGAAGTGGCCTGGTGGGCCTCAATTGTGCACTTCGGCTTAAGGAAAAACATCCCAAAAGCAAGATTTTGGTATTGGAAAAAGGGAGTCTTCCACAGGGAGCGAGCACCAAAAATGCGGGATTTGCTTGCTTTGGCAGCATTTCTGAACTGGTTTCCGACCTTAACTCCCATTCTGAAGAAGAAGTGGTTCAATTGGTTCAAAAAAGATATGAAGGCATTCAGTTATTGCGAAAGCTTTTGGGAGATACAGCCATCGGTTTTGAACAACATGGAGGCCATGAGCTGTTTTTAAAAGACGGCCCAAAATTGTTTGAGGCTTGTTTGAGTCGGATGGATGAATTAAACAAACTGTTGCGTCCTGTTTTTGGGGATGTTCCTTTTGTAAAAACGGGCAATATCTTTGGCTTTGGGAAGATTCAAGAGCAGTACATCACCCACCAATTTGAAGGGCAGTTGGACACCGGCAAGATGATGAAGGCGTTGCTTCAAAAATGTTTTGAGGCCCAAATCCCTATCCTAAATGGAGTAGAAGTCAAGGAAATTCAGGAAGCTGGAGATAAAGCCCATATCATTGTAGATGGTTTTGGATTTGATTCAAAGCAAGTGTTTGTAGCGACCAATGGATTTGCCTCAAAACTACTTAAACAGGAAACAGTGAAACCAGCCAGGGCGCAAGTTTTGGTAACTCAACCCATCAAAAACCTGAACATAAAAGGCACCTTTCATTTTAATGAAGGGTTCTATTATTTCAGAAATATTGATGACCGCATTCTATTCGGGGGCGGTCGGAACCTTGATATGAAAGGGGAAGAAACCATGGAATTTGGGGAGACCGAAATCATTCAAAATTCCTTGGAAAAACTGCTCAACGAGGTGATTTTACCCAATCAAAATATTGAAATTGACAGAAGATGGAGCGGCATTATGGGGGTGGGCACGCAAAAATCACCCATTGTCAAACAACTTTCCGATTCTGTGTATTGCGGTGTTCGCCTTGGCGGAATGGGTGTTGCCTTGGGCAGTTTGGTGGGCAGGGAACTTGCAGATTTGGCCAAATAA
- the accC gene encoding acetyl-CoA carboxylase biotin carboxylase subunit yields the protein MFKKILIANRGEIALRIIRTCKEMGIKTVAVYSKADEESLHVRFADEAVCIGPAPSQESYLKIPNIIAAAEITNADGIHPGYGFLSENAKFSKICAEHDIKFIGASGEQIEKMGDKATAKETMKKAGVPTVPGSDGLLKDVDHARKEAKKMGYPVMIKATAGGGGKGMRAIWSEEEMEKNFESAVKEATAAFGNGGMYMEKLIEEPRHIEIQVVGDQYGKACHLSERDCSVQRRHQKLTEETPSPFMTDSLREDMGNAAVKAAEYIKYEGAGTVEFLVDKHRNFYFMEMNTRIQVEHPITEQVVDYDLIREQILVAGGVPISGKNYYPKLHSIECRINAEDPYNDFRPSPGKITTLHTPGGHGVRLDTHVYSGYMIPPNYDSMIAKLITTAQTREEAINKMRRALDEFVIEGVKTTIPFHRQLMDHPDYLAGNYTTKFMEGFKMDPKYQD from the coding sequence ATGTTTAAAAAGATATTAATTGCAAATAGGGGCGAGATTGCGCTTCGCATTATACGTACCTGTAAGGAAATGGGCATCAAAACGGTGGCCGTCTATTCCAAAGCCGATGAGGAAAGCCTTCATGTGCGGTTTGCGGACGAGGCTGTTTGTATTGGTCCGGCACCAAGTCAGGAATCCTATTTAAAGATACCCAACATCATCGCTGCGGCAGAGATTACCAATGCCGATGGAATTCACCCAGGCTATGGATTTCTTTCCGAAAACGCCAAATTTTCCAAGATTTGTGCAGAGCACGATATTAAGTTCATTGGTGCTTCGGGTGAGCAGATTGAAAAAATGGGAGACAAGGCAACGGCCAAGGAAACCATGAAAAAAGCAGGTGTACCCACGGTTCCCGGTTCGGATGGTTTGTTGAAAGATGTGGACCATGCCAGGAAAGAAGCCAAAAAAATGGGATATCCCGTGATGATCAAGGCTACTGCAGGTGGTGGTGGAAAAGGAATGCGTGCCATTTGGTCCGAGGAGGAAATGGAAAAGAATTTTGAAAGCGCTGTCAAAGAGGCCACTGCGGCATTTGGCAATGGTGGAATGTACATGGAAAAACTCATTGAAGAGCCCAGACATATTGAAATCCAAGTGGTTGGAGACCAATATGGGAAGGCTTGCCACCTGTCCGAAAGAGACTGCTCCGTACAGCGTAGACACCAAAAATTGACTGAGGAGACCCCATCGCCGTTTATGACGGATTCCCTACGGGAAGATATGGGTAATGCAGCTGTAAAAGCGGCTGAATATATAAAATATGAAGGCGCAGGAACTGTGGAGTTTCTGGTGGATAAACACCGAAACTTCTACTTTATGGAAATGAACACCCGTATTCAGGTGGAGCATCCCATTACCGAACAGGTTGTGGATTATGATTTGATCCGTGAGCAGATTTTAGTGGCCGGAGGTGTGCCCATTTCAGGAAAGAATTACTATCCAAAATTGCACTCCATTGAATGCCGAATCAATGCGGAAGATCCGTATAACGATTTTAGGCCTTCTCCCGGAAAAATAACAACATTGCATACACCAGGAGGCCACGGGGTTCGTTTGGACACGCACGTGTACAGTGGTTACATGATCCCGCCAAACTATGACTCGATGATCGCGAAGTTGATCACCACCGCCCAAACCAGGGAGGAGGCCATCAACAAAATGCGAAGGGCACTGGATGAGTTTGTGATTGAAGGCGTAAAGACCACAATTCCGTTCCACAGACAATTAATGGACCACCCAGATTATTTGGCGGGGAATTACACCACCAAATTCATGGAAGGGTTTAAAATGGATCCTAAATATCAAGATTAA
- the accB gene encoding acetyl-CoA carboxylase biotin carboxyl carrier protein has translation MDIKEIQSLIKFVAKSGASEVKLEMEDLKITIRTGSTSSSSPETTIVQQIPVPQAQSAPPATQTPAAQAPEATKTDSASKSDDSKYITIKSPIIGTFYRKPSPDKPPFVEVGSTVSQGDVLCVIEAMKLFNDIESEVSGKIVKVLVEDSSPVEFDQPLFLVDPS, from the coding sequence ATGGACATTAAGGAAATTCAAAGTTTGATCAAGTTTGTCGCCAAATCGGGCGCCAGCGAGGTGAAATTGGAGATGGAAGACCTCAAGATCACTATCCGAACGGGCAGCACCAGTTCTAGCTCACCAGAAACAACGATTGTACAGCAAATACCTGTTCCCCAGGCTCAGTCTGCACCTCCGGCAACCCAAACACCTGCCGCCCAAGCACCTGAAGCAACCAAGACAGACTCCGCATCAAAATCCGATGACTCCAAGTACATCACAATAAAATCACCCATCATAGGAACATTCTATAGAAAACCATCTCCAGACAAACCACCGTTTGTTGAAGTAGGTTCCACTGTGAGCCAAGGTGATGTGCTTTGTGTGATCGAAGCGATGAAACTTTTCAACGATATTGAATCTGAAGTTTCTGGTAAAATCGTAAAAGTTTTGGTTGAAGATTCTTCTCCAGTTGAATTTGACCAACCTTTGTTTTTGGTAGACCCATCATAG
- a CDS encoding beta-ketoacyl-ACP synthase III, which produces MKKTTAAITAVGGYVPDFVLSNKVLETMVDTNDEWITTRTGIKERRILKKENAGTSYMAIRAAEDLIQKSGVDPSEIDFVLVATATPDLPVASTAAYVASEIGAVNAFAYDLQAACSSFLYGMSTAASYIESGRYKKVLVIGADKMSSIIDYTDRTTCIIFGDGAGAVLFEPNEEGLGLQDEYLRSDGVGRQFLKIDAGGSILPASEETVKNKQHYVYQDGKSVFKFAVSNMADVSALIMERNNLTHEDVQWLVPHQANKRIIDATANRMGVAPEKVMINIDRYGNTTSATLPLLLFDYEKQLKKGDNLIFAAFGGGFTWGSIYLKWAYNSK; this is translated from the coding sequence ATGAAGAAAACAACAGCAGCAATCACAGCTGTAGGTGGATACGTTCCAGATTTCGTTCTGTCCAACAAAGTGCTGGAAACCATGGTAGATACCAATGACGAATGGATTACTACCAGAACAGGAATCAAGGAACGAAGGATTTTAAAAAAAGAAAACGCCGGAACATCATACATGGCCATTAGGGCGGCCGAAGATTTGATCCAAAAAAGCGGGGTAGACCCTTCCGAAATAGATTTTGTGTTAGTGGCCACGGCCACCCCAGACCTTCCGGTGGCATCAACCGCTGCTTATGTAGCCTCAGAAATTGGTGCTGTAAATGCTTTTGCCTACGATTTGCAGGCGGCATGCTCCAGTTTTTTGTACGGAATGTCCACAGCGGCCAGTTATATTGAATCTGGAAGATATAAGAAAGTGTTGGTGATTGGTGCCGATAAAATGTCATCCATCATTGATTATACCGATCGTACAACCTGCATCATTTTTGGTGATGGTGCCGGGGCCGTTCTTTTTGAGCCCAATGAGGAAGGGTTGGGATTGCAGGATGAGTACTTGCGGTCCGACGGTGTTGGGCGGCAGTTTTTAAAAATTGATGCTGGAGGTTCCATTCTTCCGGCTTCAGAAGAAACGGTAAAGAACAAACAACATTATGTATATCAAGACGGCAAGTCTGTTTTCAAGTTCGCCGTTTCCAATATGGCCGATGTCTCTGCACTGATCATGGAACGGAACAACCTTACCCATGAAGATGTGCAGTGGTTGGTACCGCATCAGGCCAATAAACGTATAATTGATGCCACGGCAAACCGAATGGGAGTGGCCCCTGAAAAGGTGATGATCAACATAGATCGGTACGGAAATACCACATCCGCCACATTGCCCCTGTTGTTGTTTGATTACGAAAAACAACTGAAAAAGGGGGATAATTTAATTTTTGCCGCCTTTGGCGGAGGGTTTACATGGGGTTCCATTTATTTAAAATGGGCCTATAATTCAAAATAG
- the rpmF gene encoding 50S ribosomal protein L32, with the protein MAHPKRKTSKTRRDKRRTHYKAVAPTIAKDSATGEMHLYHRAHWHEGKLYYRGQVLIDKTEEETAA; encoded by the coding sequence ATGGCACATCCTAAAAGAAAAACATCAAAAACCAGAAGGGACAAAAGAAGAACCCACTACAAAGCTGTGGCCCCTACCATTGCCAAGGATTCAGCAACCGGTGAAATGCACTTGTACCACAGAGCTCATTGGCACGAAGGTAAATTGTACTACAGAGGCCAAGTTTTAATTGACAAGACCGAAGAAGAGACTGCGGCCTAA
- a CDS encoding DUF177 domain-containing protein, giving the protein MKLKEFFIPFSGLKVGKHEFVYKIDNSFFESFEYQEFNGAELLVTAILDKMSTMMELGVKARGTVNVDCDLTGEPFDQPISSELHLVIKFGEEYNDEDDEILIIPHGEHQFNIAQYIYEMLVLAVPQKRVHPGVLDGTLKSDILDKLEELQPKENKGASEKTDPRWDDLKKLLTDK; this is encoded by the coding sequence ATGAAGCTGAAGGAGTTTTTTATCCCTTTTTCAGGATTGAAAGTGGGGAAACATGAATTTGTGTACAAGATTGACAATTCGTTCTTTGAATCTTTTGAATACCAAGAATTTAATGGAGCTGAGCTCCTAGTGACCGCCATATTGGACAAAATGAGCACTATGATGGAACTGGGAGTCAAGGCGAGGGGTACGGTAAATGTGGACTGTGATCTAACAGGGGAGCCTTTTGATCAACCCATCAGTTCAGAGTTGCATTTGGTGATCAAGTTTGGGGAAGAATACAATGATGAGGACGATGAGATCTTGATCATTCCCCATGGAGAACATCAGTTCAACATTGCACAATACATCTACGAGATGTTGGTGCTGGCCGTTCCACAAAAGCGGGTACACCCAGGTGTGCTTGACGGAACATTGAAATCCGATATCTTGGACAAGCTGGAAGAATTGCAGCCAAAAGAGAACAAAGGAGCATCAGAAAAAACAGATCCCAGATGGGACGATTTAAAAAAGTTACTAACGGACAAATAG
- the pdxA gene encoding 4-hydroxythreonine-4-phosphate dehydrogenase PdxA, whose translation MKETPKIKLGISIGDLNGIGCEVALKTFEDARMLDFCTPVIFASNKTISQQKGDLGIDITFNGVRDASQALDGKVNIVNVWKEVPNIEYGKATEEGGKYAIKSLRAAVAALKEEKIDVLVTAPINKNNVQADDFKFPGHTDFLAQELQGESLMFMVADTLRVGLLTDHIAVKDVAQAITPKLIRHKVATMEKSLKMDFGIRRPKIALLGINPHSGDNGTIGEEDDKIMKPVIQELFNKGTLVYGPYSADSFFGSNTHNNFDAVLAAYHDQGLIPFKTLSFGKGVNYTAGLERIRTSPDHGTAYEIAGKGKADESSFKEAVFMAIKVFKNRSEYIELNKNPLQKQKTKRAS comes from the coding sequence ATGAAAGAAACGCCAAAAATAAAGCTCGGGATTTCCATTGGGGACCTAAACGGCATAGGGTGCGAAGTGGCACTCAAGACTTTTGAAGATGCCAGAATGTTGGATTTCTGTACCCCGGTCATTTTTGCATCGAACAAGACCATTTCCCAACAAAAGGGAGATTTGGGAATCGACATAACCTTTAATGGAGTGCGGGACGCATCCCAAGCGTTGGATGGAAAGGTTAATATTGTAAATGTATGGAAGGAAGTCCCCAACATTGAATACGGAAAAGCTACCGAAGAAGGCGGAAAATATGCTATTAAATCCCTTAGGGCTGCGGTAGCCGCCTTGAAGGAGGAAAAGATTGATGTGCTGGTTACGGCCCCCATCAATAAGAACAATGTGCAGGCCGATGATTTTAAGTTTCCGGGCCATACCGATTTTTTGGCCCAAGAACTGCAAGGCGAAAGCCTGATGTTCATGGTCGCTGATACCCTTCGGGTAGGACTGTTGACGGATCATATCGCCGTAAAAGATGTAGCCCAAGCCATAACCCCGAAATTGATTCGGCATAAAGTGGCGACCATGGAAAAGTCGCTCAAAATGGATTTTGGAATACGTAGACCTAAAATTGCACTATTGGGTATTAATCCGCATAGTGGGGATAATGGAACCATTGGCGAGGAAGACGATAAGATTATGAAACCGGTCATTCAAGAATTGTTCAACAAAGGAACCTTGGTGTATGGTCCTTATTCTGCGGATAGTTTCTTTGGCTCTAATACCCATAACAATTTCGATGCGGTTTTGGCGGCCTACCATGATCAAGGCCTAATTCCATTTAAAACCCTTTCCTTTGGAAAAGGCGTGAATTATACCGCAGGATTGGAACGGATTCGCACTTCACCGGACCATGGTACCGCCTATGAAATTGCAGGAAAAGGAAAAGCAGATGAAAGTTCCTTTAAAGAAGCGGTTTTCATGGCAATTAAAGTCTTTAAGAACCGTTCAGAATATATAGAATTGAATAAAAATCCATTGCAAAAACAAAAGACCAAACGCGCTAGTTAA
- a CDS encoding riboflavin synthase, translating to MFTGIIETLGKVEKLEKEGGNLHITVSSNIAQELKIDQSVSHNGVCLTVVSIEGGSYTVTAIEETLNKTSLGTLKVGDVVNLERAMLLGARLDGHIVQGHVDQTAVCISIAEKDGSWFFTFQYDSKLNNITIEKGSITVDGVSLTVVDSKKDSFSVAIIPYTYKHTRFHTYKVGTVVNLEFDVVGKYVARLMELRS from the coding sequence ATGTTCACAGGTATAATAGAGACTTTGGGGAAAGTTGAAAAGCTCGAAAAAGAAGGTGGGAATCTGCACATTACGGTTTCTTCCAATATCGCCCAAGAATTGAAAATAGACCAGAGTGTGTCCCACAATGGGGTGTGCCTCACTGTGGTGTCCATTGAAGGTGGCTCCTACACCGTGACCGCTATTGAAGAGACCTTGAACAAGACCAGTTTGGGTACTTTGAAGGTAGGAGATGTCGTGAATTTGGAGCGCGCCATGCTATTGGGAGCTCGTTTGGATGGCCATATTGTACAGGGTCATGTGGACCAAACCGCTGTTTGTATTTCCATTGCGGAAAAAGATGGAAGTTGGTTTTTCACTTTTCAATATGATTCCAAATTGAACAATATTACCATTGAAAAAGGTTCCATTACAGTAGATGGCGTAAGCCTTACCGTGGTCGATTCCAAAAAGGATAGCTTCAGTGTGGCCATTATACCGTATACCTACAAACACACTCGGTTTCATACCTATAAAGTGGGTACTGTGGTGAACCTTGAGTTTGATGTGGTGGGCAAGTATGTGGCTCGACTGATGGAATTGCGGAGCTGA
- a CDS encoding sulfite exporter TauE/SafE family protein — MDLSSISQISIASWVLAATATFLLGISKAGLKGMSIFNVTLMALAFGSKASTGLFVPLLIVGDIFAVIYYNRHTQWKYIIRFLPWMILGILVGVLVGKDLPEKEFKWGMVTVIFISLGMLYWWDRRKTEHVPTHWLFAGSMGIMAGICTMIGNLAGAFTNIFFLGMRLPKNEFVGTAAWLFFITNTFKLPFHIFVWKTVTVESLMINLRLLPAILVGLFLGVVIVKKINEKNYKRFILIVTAIGAIAILFK, encoded by the coding sequence ATGGACCTATCCTCTATCTCCCAAATTTCAATCGCCTCTTGGGTCTTGGCAGCCACGGCAACTTTTCTTTTGGGAATATCAAAAGCAGGTTTGAAAGGTATGTCCATTTTCAATGTAACGTTGATGGCCTTGGCTTTTGGCTCCAAGGCTTCAACTGGTTTGTTTGTTCCCTTATTGATCGTTGGAGACATCTTTGCGGTTATCTATTACAATAGGCACACCCAATGGAAATATATAATTAGGTTTCTTCCTTGGATGATATTGGGTATCCTCGTTGGAGTGCTAGTTGGGAAAGACCTCCCTGAAAAAGAATTCAAATGGGGCATGGTCACGGTTATTTTCATCAGTTTGGGGATGCTGTACTGGTGGGACCGACGAAAAACGGAACACGTTCCCACCCATTGGCTGTTTGCGGGGTCTATGGGCATCATGGCGGGAATTTGCACCATGATCGGGAATTTGGCGGGGGCCTTCACCAATATTTTCTTTTTAGGGATGCGATTGCCCAAAAACGAATTTGTGGGCACCGCGGCTTGGTTATTTTTCATCACCAATACCTTTAAGCTTCCCTTTCACATCTTCGTTTGGAAAACGGTTACTGTGGAAAGCCTCATGATCAACCTTAGGTTACTGCCTGCCATTTTGGTGGGACTTTTTCTTGGAGTGGTCATCGTGAAGAAAATCAATGAAAAAAATTACAAGCGCTTTATTCTAATTGTGACCGCTATTGGTGCCATTGCCATTCTTTTCAAATAA
- a CDS encoding aspartate/glutamate racemase family protein: MKTLGMIGGTSWHSTIEYYRLINQMAAKIIGEHANPPLIIHSINIELMREQNKEKINTKYLETSRKLQEAGALAIVM; encoded by the coding sequence ATGAAAACTTTGGGAATGATCGGTGGAACCTCATGGCATTCCACCATTGAATATTACAGACTTATCAATCAAATGGCAGCCAAGATCATTGGTGAACATGCCAATCCACCCTTGATCATCCACAGCATTAATATTGAATTAATGCGGGAACAAAACAAGGAAAAAATAAATACAAAGTATTTAGAGACCTCGCGGAAACTTCAAGAGGCAGGAGCTTTGGCCATAGTTATGTAG
- a CDS encoding IS3 family transposase (programmed frameshift), translated as MKKSKFTESQIIKALKENEQGRKVGDISREMGIDTSTFYYWRKKYGGMEVAHMKRLKELEEENRKLKQMYADASLDIRMLKDVLSKKFLGPSDKKQRAKYLQEAYSVCVSRSCGVLDLARSMWYYHSRRDDTEVVDALSRLAEELPTRGFEVYYKRLRREGRNWNRKRVLRVYRSMNLKLRRKHKKRLPARTKNPLGAPMELNEVWSMDFMADVLSDGRKIRVFNVMDDCNREALAMDVGLNYPAIRVVETLSQLEEEIGLPKTIRCDNGPEFISKALSQWCKAKRVELQFIQPGKPMQNGYMERLNRFYREDVLDAYWFNDLHQVRALTQKWMEDYNTRHPHSSIGDMPPREYKKRFGEEFFPETDNINDNFMNLAMS; from the exons ATGAAAAAAAGCAAGTTTACCGAGAGCCAGATCATCAAGGCACTGAAAGAGAACGAACAGGGCCGCAAGGTGGGTGACATATCCCGTGAGATGGGGATTGACACCAGCACTTTTTATTATTGGAGGAAGAAGTACGGGGGCATGGAAGTTGCGCATATGAAGCGCTTGAAGGAACTCGAGGAGGAGAACCGCAAACTCAAGCAGATGTACGCCGATGCCAGTCTTGACATCCGTATGCTCAAGGACGTACTGTCAAAAAAGT TTCTAGGGCCTTCCGACAAGAAGCAGCGCGCCAAATATCTCCAGGAGGCCTATTCTGTATGTGTATCGCGTTCCTGTGGGGTACTGGACCTTGCCCGGTCGATGTGGTACTACCATAGCAGGAGGGACGACACCGAGGTCGTCGATGCCCTTTCCAGGCTGGCCGAAGAGCTGCCGACAAGGGGATTCGAGGTGTATTACAAGCGTTTGCGTCGCGAAGGCCGCAACTGGAACAGGAAACGGGTGTTGAGGGTCTACAGGTCCATGAACCTAAAACTCAGGAGGAAGCACAAGAAGAGGCTTCCTGCAAGGACAAAGAACCCACTGGGGGCCCCGATGGAGCTCAACGAGGTCTGGAGCATGGACTTTATGGCCGATGTGCTGTCCGATGGAAGGAAGATAAGGGTGTTCAATGTGATGGACGACTGCAACCGGGAGGCACTGGCCATGGACGTGGGGCTGAACTATCCGGCGATAAGGGTAGTGGAGACCTTATCACAACTGGAGGAGGAAATAGGCCTGCCAAAGACCATACGCTGCGACAACGGTCCGGAGTTCATATCCAAGGCCCTATCACAATGGTGCAAGGCCAAACGTGTCGAGCTGCAGTTCATCCAGCCCGGCAAGCCCATGCAGAACGGATATATGGAACGCCTGAACAGGTTTTACAGGGAGGATGTGCTCGATGCCTATTGGTTCAACGACCTCCACCAAGTAAGGGCACTGACCCAAAAATGGATGGAGGATTACAATACAAGGCATCCCCATTCATCCATCGGGGATATGCCGCCCAGGGAATACAAGAAACGTTTCGGGGAAGAATTCTTCCCCGAAACAGACAACATTAATGATAATTTTATGAATTTAGCGATGTCCTAA